The following nucleotide sequence is from Pedobacter sp. PACM 27299.
TGGGAAAAGCATAAGCCACAAAAAATGTACTGTTGTCCAGCTGACCTTCTCTGCCGCTTTCTTTAGATAAAGGGTAAGACCAGCTGATGTTTAATTCGGCCGTCTGCCCCGGATTCAATGGTTTTTTTAATTCAAGTTCCCCTACAGTTCCCCAATTTTCATTCTTTACATTGTATTTCTGCTGATCAATTTGCAAAGAACTGATGGTTAGCCCATCAGATAGAAAGTCTTTATTCACATAATTTGCACGTGGAGCTTCTGGTTTATGTAAATTATTGACAAACCGAATTGCAATTTGATGTAAGGTGTCTGGACTGTGGTTCGTGTATTTGATCGTTTCCGTTCCGCTTACGATTTTACTGACTGGATCTACACTGATCATCATGTCGTATTTACCTTTATTCTGCCAGTAATTTTTGCCCGGTTTCCCGTCTTTTGACCGGCTTCCTTTTTCATAAGCCATCTTTATATTTCTTGGCAGGTATAGTTCCTGGGCATAAGCAGCTGTGCTTCCGCAGAGCAGTAAGGCAAAGGCAGCTGGGAATATTGCCTTTAACCATCTGTTTTGTTGTTTTTGCATCTGGTTCATTCGTTATACTTATAAAAGTACATTATTTAAGATTTTTTAAAACAATCGTGATCATAAATAATACGTTGAGCTGATGATCCTATAAATAATAGTATCTTTGCAAAATGCCCAAAACATTTGAAGAGTTTAACCTTAATCGACAGATTTTAAATGCTGTAGCTGATGCAGGGTTTACTGTTGCCACCCCAATACAAGAAAAATCAATAGCACCCGTTCTATCAGGACAGGATATATTCGGCATTGCCGAGACTGGAACCGGAAAAACAGCAGCTTATGTTTTACCGATCCTGATGCAATTAAAATATGCACAGGGTGATGCGCCAAGAGCCTTGATCCTTGCACCAACCAGAGAGTTGGCGATGCAGATCACTGAACATGTCAAAATTTTCTCTAAATATACAGACTTGCGTACCGTTGTTGTTTTCGGCGGTATTGGTCCAAAAACACAAATCGAACAGATTAAAGCAGGTGTAGACATAATTGTGGCTACGCCGGGAAGATTTTTAGACATCTATCTGGCTGGACACATCAATACACAATACCTTAAGTTTTTAGTTCTGGATGAAGCGGATAAAATGATGGATATGGGCTTTATCGGTTCCATTCACCGGATTTTAGAAGTGGTGCCCCGTCGTCGTCAGAATTTGCTGTTCTCTGCAACCATGAGTGATCTGGTACAGAAAATTGCGGGAGACTTCCTGAAACACCCCACTATCATTGAAGTAGGCCTGCAAGCTACTCCTGCGGCAACAGTGACGCAGAAGCTGTATGAAG
It contains:
- a CDS encoding DEAD/DEAH box helicase, whose product is MPKTFEEFNLNRQILNAVADAGFTVATPIQEKSIAPVLSGQDIFGIAETGTGKTAAYVLPILMQLKYAQGDAPRALILAPTRELAMQITEHVKIFSKYTDLRTVVVFGGIGPKTQIEQIKAGVDIIVATPGRFLDIYLAGHINTQYLKFLVLDEADKMMDMGFIGSIHRILEVVPRRRQNLLFSATMSDLVQKIAGDFLKHPTIIEVGLQATPAATVTQKLYEVPNFKTKINLLQHLLKNDEEFKRLIIFCKTKTVADNIFSFIVRRFGEDAVRVIHANKGQNTRINSINSFKEGNIRVLVATDVASRGIDVSEVSHVINFDVPIIIEDYVHRIGRTGRAYAKGDALTFATPAEKYYIEKIEKLIRQQIPVLPLPEEIFVEETPYEERQAIARAIDDQKRKDDPEFKGAFHEKKHAAAIAASEREKMKNKTPAWKSKKFKNKK